The following is a genomic window from Caproiciproducens sp. CPB-2.
GGTTATCATATTATAGAACAGCAGTAAAGTGTCTCATGGATACCGTAACGGCATCCGGTTTATAGAAAAATCTCTTTCTGAAAATTACCATAAATTATAAGCCGTATGAAGAATATTATAACAAGGTTAAGGCAAAATAACAAATAAGAAATGCAAATATGATGAAATAATTACTAATTTGAAAAATATTGGTTCATTATGTGAAATTTTTTTATATTTTATTGCATTATAAACAATAAAATATTATACTATATGACATTAACAGAATTTACGATGGTAAATTTCCAATGATTTGTAAATTTCCAGGAAATTTTGTTACAGGCGCTGTGCAGATGGAATATGTATGTGCGTAAAAAATATTTCGTGGGGAGATGAATTCAGTGAGATTACGCAAACAGGCACTTGGAACCCGTAATTTAGTCGGTGCGCGTGTGGAGATGGCACGCAAAAACCAGGGGATGAAGCAGAAAGAGCTTCTGGCTCAGCTTCAGGTTAACGGTGTCGATATGAACGCCTCCGGCTTGTCTAAATTGGAAGGCCAAATTCGCTATGTAACGGATTTTGAACTTTCTGCTTTAGCTAATATTTTAAATGTTTCAGTCGACTGGCTTTTAGGCCGCGAAAAATAATCGTATTTGAATAACGGGGCAGGTTGAGGCGCTTCGCGTTGAGCGGGGCGCTCTTTTTCTGCTTTCTTTTTTGCAAAAGATCGAATATAATGATATTATATTACGGGTTGTAGACAAACTGTCAGACTGCGGCAAATCGTGCAAGTGCAGGCAACACGGAAAGCAAAATTGCTTTGCAATCTTTCGGTTGCGCGGCTTTGTCGTCAGTCTGGAATATAACGATATTATATTACTATTTTGGACAAAAAAAGGCAAGGAGGATATGATTTTGTTTGACAGGCGACAGCTTACCCGGTTAAAGCCGCTGCTGGTCTTTTTCGCAGGGTTTACTTTGCTTTTCTATTTTTTCGCGCTTACGCTGAAATTCACGTTCCCTTTTCTGGCGGGATTTCTGCTGGCCCTGATCGTACAGCCCGTCATCCGCCAGCTGAAAAAACGGATGCATTTCAACCCTTCGGCGGCCGCGGCGCTTTCCACGGTTCTGGTTTTTGTAGTGGTTTTCGGCCTTCTGTTCCTGCTGGGTTACTGGCTGATTTATGAAATCAGCAACCTGCTGAACAACCTGACCACGGACGTAGGCGCTTTGACCGCGCCGGTCAACAGCCTGATCAGCATGGCGGGAGAGTATTTGAATCGGATCAACTCCAAATATATCGAACAGAATCAGCAGCAGATTCTGAATATCGCCCAGTCCGGCGCCGGAATCGTAAAAACGATTTTGGCGAGCGTGCTCACCTTCCTGACCTCCCTGCCGGCCATTTTCACCATGTTTATCGTCATGATCCTTTCCACGTACTTCTTTTCAAAGGACATGACCTCGATCAAATCGCACATCATGTCGCTGTTTTCCCAAACCACCGCGCTCAATATCCGCTCCGCGTCGCGCCACGGAATGAATATGAGCGGAAAATACGTCGGCTCCTATCTGCTGATTTATTTCATCACCTTTGTCGAAACGCTGATCGTCTTTTCCGCGCTGGGCGTCCCGTATCCGCTTGTGCTGAGCATTGTGACCGGCATCGCCGATATTCTGCCCGTGCTCGGCCCCGGAACCATTTATATCCCCCTGACGCTTCTTTACCTTGTAAGCGGCAGCTTTTTCAAAGCGGGCGCGCTTCTGGTCTGCTGGCTGCTGATTACCGCCATCCGCCAGATCATCGAGCCGAAACTGATCTCCTCTTCGATCGACATTCATCCGCTGACCATGCTCGCGGCGATCTATTTCGCGCTGGTGGCCCAGAATTTTCTGATTCTGATCTACTGTTCCGCGCTTTTGATCCTTTACAAGATCCTGACCCAGATCGGCGTGCTCCCCACCCTGTTTGAAGCGAAGCCCGCCGGCGGCGAGGCCTCAAAATCCGCGCCGAAAAACGATCCGCCGCCACCAAAAGTCTGACAGAAGAAAAAACCCGGCCATAAACGTTTTTCTCCGCTGTTTTTCCATTGTTGACAGTTTTGTAATGATGATTGACTTATGGAAGGTTGCATGCTATAGTCTAACTGTACTAATCTTAATAATACAGAAAACACAGAAGAGGTGAGAATGGTGTTCACACTCGATTATAAGAGCCGGCTGCCGATTTACGAGCAGCTGTACAAAAGCATACGGCGCATGGCCGCCGTGGGCGCTGTGGACCAGCGGGAGCCGCTTCCGAGCGTAAGGGCGCTGGCGCAGGAGCTGGGGGTCAACCCGAACACGGTGCAAAAGGCCTACCGGATGCTTGAACACGACGGCATTATCTGTTCCGTCCCGGGGAAAGGGTCCTTTCTTTCCGAGGACCTCTCCGCAATTTCCCAGCAGCGGGAAATCGCGCTGGAAAAGCTGGACGACGCAATCCGGTCCGCCGCGGATCTTGGAATCACAAAAAATCAAATCATTGTAAGGGTGGAAAGCCTTGTAAGCGGGAGAGGTGAGTGAGCGATGATAGAAGCAAAAAAACTAACGAAGAAATTCGGCGCGGCCACCGCGCTGGATGAGATATCTTTTTCCATCGGGTCGGGCTCGGTGTTCGGGCTGGTCGGTTCCAACGGCGCCGGAAAATCCACATTTCTGCGCACGCTCGCGGGAATCTACCAGCCGGACGGCGGCGAAGTGCTTCTGGACGGAGCGGCGCCGTTTGAAAACTCGGAGGTCAAGTCGCAGATTTCCTTTATATCGGATTTCCCCTATTTTCTGCCGCAGGCCACGCTGAGGGAAATGGCGGGGTTTTTCTCCCGCGTTTACCCCGGCTGGAGCCAAAAGCGGTTTGAAGAGCTGTGCGGGCTGTTCCCGATCGACAGCAAGAGCAAAATCGTCAATATGTCGAAGGGGATGCAGCGGCAGGCGGCGATTATCTGCGCGATCGCAACCCAGCCGAGCTGCCTTCTTCTGGACGAGGTGTTCGACGGCCTTGACCCGGTAATGCGCCAGCTTTTAAAGCGTATTGTTTCCGGGGAAGTCGCCCAGCGCGGCATGACGGTGATCATCGCCTCGCACAATCTGCGGGAGCTTGAAGATTTCTGCGACCATGTGGGGCTGTTCCACAAGGGCGGCGTCGTGTTCGAGCGCGACCTTGACGAGCTGAAGCTCGGCATCAACAAGGTGCAGGCGGTGTTCAAGCCCATGCCCGAAATCAGCGCCTTCGCGCCGCTGGAAATCATTAAGACCGAAATGCACGGTTCTCTGATTAATCTGGTGGTCCGGGGTTCAAAAGACGAGATTCTGGAAAAAATAAACGGGTTGAACCCCGTTTTCGCGGAAGTGCTTCCGCTCACTCTGGAAGAAGTATTTATCAGTGAAATGGAGGTGGCCGGTTATGACCTCGAAAACATCCTCAATTAGACGCAGGAAAGAGTTTTGGGAAACCTATCTGTGGTCGCTGAAGAAAAACCGCGGTATGATGGCGCTTCTTACGCTTCTGATGTTTATCGCGCTGCCCATGATCCTGATGATCCTGATGGCGAACACGCAGAATCGGATTACCACCGAGGTTTACACGCCCGAAATGTGGACGCAGGCCTATCTGAGCAGCGTCACAGGGCTGACCGCTCTGCTTGTCACCCCGATGGCCCTGATTTTCGTTCTGGTGATTTCCGTCTCCCTGTTCGGATATATGCATCAAAAGCGCAGCGTGGATTTGTTCCATGCGCTACCGGTCGGCAGGACGCCCATGATTTTGGGGCGGCTGCTCGCCGGCCTGACCGCGCTTTACGCGCCTATTTTACTGAATTTCGCCCTGATATTCGTTGTGGGAGCGGCCTACCCCGTACAGCTTCCGCTTTGCTGGGTCACCGTATTTTCCTATCTGCTGTGGCTGCTGCTGATCTGTGCGGCGGCTCTGTGCCTTTCCTCTTTCATGGCGGTCTGTACCGGAATGACCACCGACATGATCCTGTCCCTGCTGGGCATTAACGCGGCATATCCTCTTCTGATTTTCCTGGGCGACCGGTTTGCTTCCTCGCTTTTGCCCGGCCTGCATACCGGATTAACCCCAAGCTCTCTGATTATGACCGCGCTTTCCCCCTTTATGGCCGCTTTCATGCCGTATATTGTGAGCGGAAGCCAGGCTCGCAGCGGCGTTCTGGCCGTGGATACAGGCTTTTATATCTGGTGGATCGTGTTTACCCTTGTGCTTCTGGCGGGCACCGTCCTTCTCTACCGGAAACGCCGCAGCGAATGCGCCGAAAGCAGCTTTGCCTTTTCCCTTCCCAAAAACGGGATCCGGTTCATGATCACCGCCGTAACGGGCCTCGGACTGGGACTGCTGCTCCAGAGCGGAACGGAAAGCTCCGGAAACTTTTTCATCGGCCTGATCGCCGGGTCCCTTGCCGCGCATATTGTGACGGAGACCATTTATTCCCGCGGGTTTAAGCAGCTGAAAAAGAGCTTCGTCGGATACGGCGTTTTCATGGCCGTGTTTGTGGCCGCTTACGCTTTTCTTGCCACGGGCGCTTTGGGCTATGACACCCGCGTTCCCCTGGCGGAGGACGTGGCAAGCGTCACCGTCCGGGATCCCTATACGAATAACGGCGGGATTCTTGACGGGAACCACCGTTTGCTTGCCTCCATTACGCCGACGCTGACGGAAAAAGCCAACATCGCGAAGGTAACCGATTTCCATAAGAAAATTGTGCAGGATAAGAGAAGCCATTCTTATCCTTATTCCCTGAACGGCGGAAACGGCACTTCCTTCACTTTGACCTATCATCTGAAAAACGGCGGCGCCGTAGACAGAACTTATTATTTTGAATACAAGAATGACGGACAGGGAAATCCGATCTCTCCGCTGGGCGAAATCGCCGACACCAGGGAATACAAGGAAACGCAGGATCTCCTGTTTTATGTTGAGCCGGAGTACATGAAAAGCGTCGACCTGGAGCCATGGAGCGGGGAAGAAAGCACCACCTTCGCGCCGGACCTGAACACCAAAAAGGAACTGCTGGACGCAATGAGGCAGGATTACCTGGACGGCAAGCTCAGCAACGGCAAAAATCTTGCCGCAGATTCCTCTTATCTGGTGATCGAATACAAGTCCCCCCTTCAGGTGAAGGACGGGAAACTGAAGGCCCTGCTGAACGGATACGAAGGCGATATTTACCTGTATATGAACAGCTACAACTTTTTGAACAACTCCAGCAAAACCGGAGAATTGGTGGAAAAACTCGGCTGGAACAAATAACAAGCTGCATCATCACGCAAATACAGCATATCAATACAGGAAGGCGGCCGGCTCTCGGACCCGGCCGCCTTTTCTATCCGAAAATACCGTCATGCGCTCCTCCGGTCCATACTGTGCCGGTTAAAAATTGGTCCTGAAATATGTTTTGGGAGGAACCTGAAATTATAAACACTGAAAATCAAAAGGAATACGAAGAGAAAAGAAAAATCACCGGCATTGTTTCCGTTTCCGTGCTGCTCCTTTTGTTTGCGGCAGCCACCGCGCTGCTTTGGAGGCCGCTGATCGACACCATCTCCAACCCGGAGCAGTTCCGCGCGTGGGTCAACCTGCACGGCGTGGCGGGAAGATTCGCCTTCGTCGGTATGATGGTCCTGCAGATCATCTTTGCCGTCATCCCCGGCGAACCGATGGAGGTTGGCGCGGGATACGCCTTCGGCACTCTGGAGGGCACCCTGCTGTGCCTGGCCGGAGCGGCGGTCGGCTCGTCCGTTATTTTCCTGTTTACAAAGCTTTGGGGGAACAGATTGGTGGAAGCGTTTATCAGCCGGGAAAAAATCCATTCCCTGCGCTTTATGAAATACAGCAGGAATCTGAACTTCATCGTATTTTTCGCGTTCCTGATTCCGGGAACCCCGAAGGACCTTATGACCTATTTCATCGGTCTTACGTCCATGAAGCTGAAAACCTTTTTAATTCTGACCAGCATTGCGCGGATTCCTTCCGTGATCACCTCTACGATTACAGGCAACGCGCTGGGAATGCAGGATTACAGGATCGCGGCCATCATTTATTCCATCACGGCGGCCGCCAGCCTGATCGGCGCGATTGCTTACCGCAAAATTTCCAGACGGTACCGACAGGACAAAAAAGAAAAATCCGGGAGCGACTGACAAATCAGCGCTCCCGGATTTATTTTTTTTACTTCATGTTGGATGCTATTTCTTTCGCGTACGCCCTGATGGCCGTCAGGTCTTCGTCCGTAGGATTGAAAAGAACACGGAAGCCTTCTCCGATAAACCGGAACTTCAGGTGTTCCATCCGGGATTTCATCATCGGAACGGCTTCGCCGCTCCAGCCATAAGCGCCGAACGCCCCGGCCGGTTTTTGTCTGGTGTTGATCGCGTCCACGCTGGCAAGGATATCCCAGATCACTTTCGGCGCGTCGCGGTTAATGGTGCAGGAACCGATCAGCAGAGCGTCCGCTTCATTCGCAAGCTTCGCTGCCTCTTCCAACGGCGTAAAGACGACATTGATCAGCTTCGCATCCAGCTTCTCGTCTTTTTTCAGTTCGTCATAGGCCGCTTCGGCCAGCTTCCCAGTACATCCGTAAGCGGAAGCGTAAAGGATACCGACCGTTTTTTTCTCACGCGGGACAGGAGTGCTCCACTCCCGGTAAAGGTCCTCGCATTTCTGAATGCTTTCGGTAAGACAGGGGCCGTGACTGGGACAGACCAAGGTAACCGGAAGGTCCTTTATCTTGTCAAGTCCGGCCAGAACATAAGGCTTGAATGGCCCGAAAATACAATTGTAATAATGTTTAAATTGCTCGCTGTACTTGTCCGGATAATGGACGGTCGTATCAAGCATAGTGGGCTCGCAATAATGCGTCCCCAGAAAGTCGCAGGTAAACAGCGTCTTTTCCGAACCCATGTAGACAAACATGGAATCCGGCCAGTGAAGAAGAGGCGCTATGATGAACTCAAGCTCTTCCTCTCCGATCGAAAGCTTGTCTCCCTGTTTTACAGTGACGCATTGAAAGTCTCGGTTGGTAATGGCAGAAAGATACATCTTTGCCGCTGTCGTACAGTAAACCGTAATATTGGGATTCATTTCGAGCAGCTTTCCAACGCTGCCGGAATGGTCCGGTTCCGTGTGGTCCATAATCAGATAATCAATTTTTGAAATATCGATGACACTTTGAATGTTATTCAGGTACTCGTCGAAAAACGGAGCGTGTACCGTATCGATCAGAACGTTCTTTTCACCCGTAATGAGGTACGCGTTATAGCTGGTTCCATAACGCGACTCCATAATGATGTCAAAAACACGAAGTGACGGATTCAGCACACCGACTGAATAAACATTGTTTTTGAGTTTGATTGCACCCATTCTAATGACATTCTTCCTTTTCAGTTATTCCGGAGAAAACATATCCTTGCCGACCCCGCACATAGGGCAGGTCCAGTCGTCGGGCAGATCCTCGAATTTTGTTCCGGGCGCGATGCCGTTGTCCGGATCGCCTACCGCGGGGTCGTATACATAGCCGCATGCATTGCAAACATATTTCATAAACTTCGCTCCTTTGGTTGAATTTGTCATTAGTATAGAATAGCACAGCTTTTTTGTCAATCGGAATTGGCCTCAAATTGAAAGTCTTCGATTATTTCGCTTAAATTGGTCGGAAAAACCGAACCCCTCTGCAGCTGTTGCGCCACACTCATTGCCGTCCCCAAATCATGTGACACTATCTGGTCAGCTTTTTCTACACGGGTCACGGTGATTTCCACCCCGAAGCCCGTGCTGCGGCTACCATAAACGTAATACTTCAGACTGTTGCCGCACAGCTCAATATTCCCTACGCATCTTCTCATTTTTCCCCTCCTTTTTGTGTGAAATATGACCACAAACTAGTTTAATGATAATTCAATTTTGTCAGATATGCAAGACGAAAACGTTCTCTTTCTTCACGAAAATTATATTTACGCAATATGTTTGGCTCTTTTGGACTTTTCAGGCATATCTTGTATATTGGATTTAAGAACTATTTAAACTCTTTTATACAGGAAGCAAATAAAACCGGCACATAATACGCCCAGTATTGCGCCCGCGAGAACGTCCGACGGGTAATGCACAAATAAAAAAATGCGTGAAAGGGCAATCAGCAGCGCAAGGGAAAAAGAAGGAGCCGTAAATTTACGGTTTGCCCTGCGCAGGATGAACGCCGCCGCAAAGGAAGAACCGGCGTGACCCGACGGGAAGGAATACCCGTGCGGCGCGGCAATCAGCAGCCTGTACCCGGGGATAACGCTGAACGGGCGCGGGCGGGCGGCAATCGGCTTCAGGATTCCTTCCCCGACCGTATGCGTCAGCATCAGAGCGGCCAGAAGCATCACTCCGTACGGACGGTATTTTTTAGAGCAGATCAGGCAGATGCCGGCCACAACCCATATGAATCCCGCGTTTCCCAGCACGGTGACGGCGGGGAAAAAGAAATCCGTAAAGCCGTTGTGAAAATGGCTCTGTATAAAATTCAGGATCAGAAAATCCAGATTCATCCTCTCTTTTCCTCCTTTCCGCCTACCCGTGTGGGAAACGGGAACGTATTATCGTTGGACGATACTACCATATTTTGAGAAATCCGCGAATATACTTAACCATAACAGGGGGTTGATACGATTGGATTGGCAGAGTCTTACAAAAGAAGAATGTGCAAAAAAACTTGGTACCAATATAAAGACGGGCCTGTCGCCGGCCCAGGCGGAAGAGCGTCGGAACAGGTATGGCCCGAACGAACTGGAGCAGCCGAAAAAGAAGAGCGTTCTGCTGCGGTTTTTCGCGCAGTTTTCAGACTTTATGGTAATCATCCTGCTGGTGGCGGCCGGAATTTCGTTTGTGACTTCCTTTTTGCAGAAGGACAACGATTATATTGATTCCATCATCATTCTGGCAATCGTCACGGTGAACGCGATGATGGGCATGATACAGGAAAGCAGGGCGGAAAAATCGATCGAAGCGCTAAAAAAGATGTCCAGTCCTCACGCCCATGTGGTGCGCGCGGGCACGGAAGCGCTAATTGAGGCAAAGGACCTGATCCCCGGCGATCTTGTCCTTCTGAACGCGGGCGATCTTGTTCCGGCCGACTTGCGGCTGACCGAAGCCGTCAACCTGAAGGCGGAGGAAAGCGCCCTGACCGGGGAAAGCCTGCCGAGCAGAAAGCGCGCGGACATGACCTGCTCCGCCAGCACCCCTCTCGGCGACCGCCACAATCTGCTGTTTTCCTCAAGCTCCATTGCGTCGGGGCACGGCGCCGGCATCGTTACGGCGACCGGGATGGAAACACAGGTGGGGAAAATCGCGCATATGATCAGCACCCAGTCGGCTCCCCAGACCCCGCTGCAGCGCAAGCTGGCACAGACGGGGCGCTGGCTTGGAATCGGCGCCCTGGTCATTTGCTTTGTCATTTTTATTATGGGCCTGTTTCAGCACGTTCAACCACTGGAAATGTTTTTAATTGCCATCAGTCTGGCCGTGGCGGCGATCCCTGAGGGCCTTCCCGCGGTCGTCACCATTGTGCTGGCGATCGGCGTACGCCGCATGGCGGCGAAAAGGAGCATTGTACGGCGTATGCCCGCTGTGGAAACGCTTGGCAGCGCCAGTGTGATCTGCTCCGATAAAACCGGCACCCTGACGCAGAACCGGATGACCGTGGTGGAGCTGAGGGGCTCCGGCGGGACCGTACCGATCCACTCGACGCAGGGAGATTTCCTTCTGAGCCTTGCGTCGCTCTGCTGCAACTGTACGGTCAGCGGGAGCACGATCCACGGCGACCCGACCGAAACGGCGATCGTCTCCGCCGCTCCCACCGAAAAGAAACGGCTCGACGAACAGTATCCCCGCGTAATGGAAATCCCGTTCAGCTCCGAGCGCAAGATGATGACGACCGTACACCGCCTGGGCGGCGGGCGTTACCGGATTATCACCAAGGGCGCGCCCGACATTCTGTTCACGCACTGTACGGGCGGAGCGCCGCGGCAGAACGAGGAGATGGCCTCGCGCGCGCTGCGCGTGATCGGCGTCGCCTACCGGGACATCGACTTTCTGCCGGACCCGGATGAAAATATTGAACACGGCTTGACCTTCTGCGGCCTGATCGGAATGATCGACCCGCCCCGCCCGCAGGTAAAACCCGCTGTGGATCTATGCCGCAAGGCCGGCATCCGGCCCATTATGATCACAGGGGATCACGCCGCCACCGCGGCGGCGATTGCGAAGCAGCTCGGCATTATGGACGGAAAAAGCCGCGTCATCACCGGCGCGGAGCTGGACAGACTCAGCCAGCAGGAGCTTGAAAGAAGCATCTACGACTACGCCGTGTTTGCCCGCGTTTCCCCGGAGCACAAGGTACGCATCGTACGCGCGTTCCAGTCCCATGGCGAGGTCGTCGCCATGACGGGGGACGGCGTAAACGACGCCCCCGCGCTGCGCGCCGCGGACATCGGCTGCGCAATGGGCATTTCGGGCACTGACGTGGCCAAGGCGGCGTCGGATATGGTTCTGACGGATGATAACTTCGCAACGATTGTGACCGCTGTACGCGAAGGCAGGGGCATCTATGAGAACATCCGAAAAACCGTACATTTCCTGCTCAGCTGCAACATCGGGGAAATTCTGACCGTGTTTGTCAGCTTTCTGCTGCGCCTGCCTACCCCCCTGCTGGCCATTCAGCTGCTGTGGGTAAACCTTGTGACGGATTCCCTTCCCGCGCTTGCGCTGGGTGTTGAACCGATAGACAGGGACATCATGGACCGCAAGCCGGTAAAACCGAACGAAAGCGTTTTTTCCGGCGGCATGGGATACAATATTATTGTGGAAGGGTGCCTGATCGGCGCTATTTCGCTCCTGGCCTACAGCATCGGCCGCATTTATTTCGACGTCGACCCGTCGTCCCCGTATGTCGGCCGCACCATGGCGTTCGCTGTCCTCAGCCTCTCTCAGATCGTACATACCTTTAACATGCGGTCTCCGCACTCCGTGTTTAAAGCCGGCATTTTCGCCAACCCCAAGCTTGTGCTGGCGGGGATAATCTGCACGGCGCTCCAGACAATGGTGATCGTCTTTGAACCACTGGCCGTAATTTTCAAAACCGCGGTGCTGAACGGCCGCCAATGGCTGATCGTAGCGCTGCTGTCCCTGATTCCCCTTGCGGTGGTAGAGCTTGAAAAGGCGGTTACAGGACACAAATCCCGGCACAATCCCATACAAAGCGGACATAAAAAGTCCGGCGGGGTACCAAAGAAATCGTTTCAGGGAAAAGGAAAGGCATTTCTTAACCGGTGAGGATACCGGGTTAAGAGGAGAACAGAGAAGCGGACCCGGAACAGATTGTTCCGGGTCCGCTTCCATTACCGACAGCTAATTTGAAATAGACTATTTGTTATAAATTTTGTTTGCAAAACGCTTTCAAACGGTCCGTTTCCGTCTGTTCGTCTTCCCCTTCGATGGCAAAGGTAAGTCTGTCGTTTTCTTTGGCGCACAGGCTCATGATGGAAAACAGGCGTTTGGCATCGGCTGTCGTGCCATTGGCCAGCACACTGATTTTACAGCCGGAGCCCTGCGCGATTTTCACCAGCATTCCCGCCGGTCTCGCATGTAATCCAAGTTTATCCTGAATCGTGTAATCAAATTTTATCATAGTGCATCCTTTTTTAATCTCTTGTCCGTCAGGCCGTGGGAGAAGCTTTCCGCTTTTTCAATTCTTCGACATACCACGAGGTAATGATCTCCGGTCGGGTGATCGCCGTTCCCACAACAATGCTGTGGCAGCCCAGCTCCAGAATTTTAAGCGCCTCTTCTTTGGTGTGGATCCTGCCTTCTGCGATGATCGGTTTTGCGAGATGACGGACAAGCTGTTCCACCAGCTCATAGCTGAGTCCGTTTATATGGCTCGTCTGGGGAGTGTATCCGCAAAGCGTGGTTGACACGATATTCGCGCCACAGTCACTTGCGTAAACACCCTCTTCAAAGGTTGAAATATCCGCCATAACCAATATATCCGGGTAATTTTTATGGATACCCTGAATAATGGAAGTGAGCGTTTCGCCGTTCGGCCTTTCTCTTTTTGTC
Proteins encoded in this region:
- a CDS encoding HPr family phosphocarrier protein, with product MIKFDYTIQDKLGLHARPAGMLVKIAQGSGCKISVLANGTTADAKRLFSIMSLCAKENDRLTFAIEGEDEQTETDRLKAFCKQNL
- a CDS encoding N-acetylmannosamine-6-phosphate 2-epimerase, with protein sequence MTSKQETVLNQIKNGLIVSCQAREGWAMRGSDIMAAFAKAAEEGGAVGIRANGEEDIRAISRKVKLPIIGIRKIWDQDKRVFITPDFESAKKVIEAGASIVALDGTKRERPNGETLTSIIQGIHKNYPDILVMADISTFEEGVYASDCGANIVSTTLCGYTPQTSHINGLSYELVEQLVRHLAKPIIAEGRIHTKEEALKILELGCHSIVVGTAITRPEIITSWYVEELKKRKASPTA